In Burkholderia savannae, one genomic interval encodes:
- a CDS encoding glutamine synthetase family protein: MQDIDDFLRQHRITEVEAIIPDMAGIARGKIIPRNKFETGESMRLPQAVMVQTVTGDYPEDGTLTGVTDPDMVCVPDASTICLIPWAVDPTAQVIHDCVHFDGSPVEISPRYVLRRVLDLYRAKGWKPVVAPELEFYLVDMNKDPDLPLRPPVGRTGRAETGRQSYSIEAVNEFDPLFEDIYEYCELQGLDIDTLIHEVGAAQMEINFLHGDALSLADQVFLFKRTVREAALRHNMYATFMAKPMENEPGSAMHIHQSVVDLETGRNLFIGAGGEVMPMFRAYLAGLQKYTPALMPIFAPYINSYRRLSRFMAAPINVQWGYDNRTVGFRIPHSAAAARRIENRIPGVDCNPYLAIAGTLAAGYLGVTQALEPTEPLASDGYSLPYQLPRNLEEGLTLMSACAPLAEMLGEKFVKAYLALKETEYEAFFRVISSWERKHLLLHV; encoded by the coding sequence ATGCAAGACATCGATGATTTTTTGAGGCAACACCGGATCACCGAAGTGGAAGCGATCATTCCCGACATGGCGGGGATCGCGCGCGGCAAGATCATCCCGCGCAACAAGTTCGAAACGGGCGAATCGATGCGGCTGCCGCAAGCGGTGATGGTGCAGACCGTCACCGGCGACTACCCGGAAGACGGCACGCTCACCGGCGTGACCGATCCCGACATGGTGTGCGTGCCCGACGCGTCGACGATCTGCCTGATTCCGTGGGCGGTCGATCCGACCGCGCAGGTGATTCACGATTGCGTGCATTTCGACGGCTCGCCCGTCGAGATCTCGCCGCGCTACGTGTTGCGGCGCGTGCTCGACCTGTATCGCGCGAAGGGATGGAAGCCCGTCGTCGCGCCGGAGCTCGAGTTCTATCTCGTCGACATGAACAAGGACCCGGATCTGCCGCTGCGTCCGCCCGTCGGACGCACGGGGCGCGCGGAGACGGGGCGGCAGTCGTATTCGATCGAAGCGGTCAACGAGTTCGATCCGCTCTTCGAGGACATCTACGAATACTGCGAGCTGCAGGGGCTCGACATCGACACGCTGATTCACGAAGTCGGCGCCGCGCAGATGGAGATCAACTTTCTGCACGGCGATGCGCTGTCGCTCGCCGACCAGGTGTTCCTGTTCAAGCGCACGGTGCGCGAAGCGGCGCTGCGCCACAACATGTACGCGACGTTCATGGCGAAGCCGATGGAGAACGAGCCGGGCTCGGCGATGCACATCCATCAGAGCGTCGTCGACCTCGAGACGGGCCGCAATCTCTTCATCGGCGCGGGCGGCGAAGTGATGCCGATGTTTCGCGCGTACCTTGCCGGGCTGCAGAAGTACACGCCCGCGCTGATGCCGATCTTCGCGCCGTACATCAACTCGTATCGCCGGCTGTCGCGCTTCATGGCCGCGCCGATCAACGTGCAGTGGGGCTACGACAACCGCACGGTCGGCTTCCGGATTCCGCATTCGGCGGCCGCCGCGCGACGGATCGAGAACCGGATTCCGGGCGTCGACTGCAACCCGTACCTCGCGATCGCGGGCACGCTCGCGGCGGGCTACCTCGGCGTCACGCAGGCGCTCGAGCCGACCGAGCCGCTCGCGAGCGACGGCTACAGCCTGCCGTACCAGTTGCCGCGCAATCTCGAGGAAGGGCTCACGCTGATGAGCGCGTGCGCGCCGCTTGCCGAGATGCTCGGCGAGAAGTTCGTGAAGGCCTATCTCGCGTTGAAGGAAACGGAGTACGAAGCATTTTTCCGCGTGATCAGCTCGTGGGAGCGCAAGCACCTGCTGCTGCACGTTTGA
- a CDS encoding gamma-glutamyl-gamma-aminobutyrate hydrolase family protein, with the protein MDEHFVAGRRPVVGVCADRKTVGLHVAHVAGEKYLSAVVAGADALAIVLPALGARQRADELLALIDGLLLTGSYSNVEPERYGGPASAPGTLHDAARDATTLPLVRAAIDAGVPVLAICRGMQELNVAYGGTLHQAVHAQSGRADHRENLSAPVDVQYGSAHPVRLEPGGLLHRLAHGAESVDVNSLHAQGIERLGGGLTVEARAPDGLVEAIGVRDARAFALGVQWHPEWRFDGNPLSREIFAAFGAACRARMRRTAERATRA; encoded by the coding sequence ATGGATGAACATTTCGTCGCCGGGCGGCGGCCCGTCGTCGGCGTTTGCGCGGATCGCAAGACGGTCGGCCTGCATGTCGCGCATGTCGCCGGCGAGAAATACCTGAGCGCCGTCGTCGCCGGCGCGGACGCGCTCGCGATCGTGCTGCCCGCGCTCGGCGCGCGGCAGCGCGCGGACGAACTGCTCGCGCTCATCGACGGCTTGCTGCTGACGGGCAGCTATTCGAACGTCGAGCCCGAGCGCTACGGCGGCCCGGCGAGCGCGCCCGGCACGCTGCACGACGCGGCGCGCGACGCGACGACGCTGCCGCTCGTGCGCGCGGCGATCGACGCCGGCGTGCCGGTGCTCGCGATCTGCCGCGGCATGCAGGAGCTGAACGTCGCGTACGGCGGCACGCTGCATCAGGCCGTGCACGCGCAAAGCGGCCGCGCCGATCATCGCGAGAACCTGTCCGCTCCGGTCGACGTGCAATACGGCTCCGCGCATCCGGTCCGGCTCGAGCCGGGCGGATTGCTGCATCGGCTTGCGCACGGCGCGGAAAGCGTCGACGTCAACTCGCTGCACGCGCAGGGGATCGAGCGGCTCGGCGGCGGGCTGACCGTCGAAGCGCGCGCGCCCGACGGGCTCGTCGAGGCGATCGGCGTGCGCGACGCGCGCGCGTTCGCGCTCGGCGTGCAGTGGCATCCGGAATGGCGGTTCGACGGCAATCCGCTGTCGCGAGAAATCTTTGCGGCGTTCGGCGCGGCGTGCCGCGCCCGAATGCGCAGGACGGCCGAACGCGCGACGCGCGCGTGA
- the hutG gene encoding N-formylglutamate deformylase translates to MNTASYPPVFTLHRGTLPLLVSIPHAGTRIPDEIAETMTPVARHVDDCDWHLERLYDFAKTLGASVIVPLHARYVVDLNRPPDDANLYPGQDTTGLVPVDTFDKSPLYAEGDEPTVTEIARRRERYWRPYHDALAGELERLKGAHGRVLLWEAHSIRSQVPRFFEGRLPDFNFGTSNGASAAPGLADKLAALVDKHGGYTSIANGRFKGGYITRHYGAPEHGVQAVQLELVQATYMDETRPYSYDEAKARRIVPLLEALARAALEHR, encoded by the coding sequence ATGAACACCGCATCGTATCCGCCGGTATTCACGCTGCATCGCGGCACGCTGCCGCTGCTCGTGTCGATACCGCACGCGGGCACCCGCATTCCCGACGAAATCGCCGAGACGATGACGCCCGTCGCGCGCCACGTCGACGATTGCGACTGGCATCTCGAGCGTCTGTACGATTTCGCGAAGACGCTCGGCGCGTCGGTGATCGTGCCGTTGCACGCGCGCTATGTCGTCGATCTGAACCGTCCGCCCGACGACGCGAATCTCTATCCGGGCCAGGATACGACGGGCCTCGTGCCCGTCGATACGTTCGACAAGTCGCCGCTCTACGCGGAAGGCGACGAGCCGACCGTCACCGAGATCGCACGCCGTCGCGAGCGCTACTGGAGGCCGTATCACGATGCGCTCGCAGGCGAGCTCGAGCGCCTGAAGGGCGCGCACGGCCGCGTGCTGCTGTGGGAAGCGCATTCGATCCGCTCGCAGGTGCCGCGCTTTTTCGAAGGCCGGCTGCCGGACTTCAACTTCGGCACGTCGAACGGCGCGAGCGCGGCGCCGGGTCTTGCCGACAAGCTGGCCGCGCTCGTCGACAAGCACGGCGGCTACACGTCGATCGCGAACGGGCGCTTCAAGGGCGGCTACATCACGCGTCACTACGGCGCGCCGGAGCACGGCGTGCAGGCGGTGCAGCTCGAGCTCGTGCAAGCGACCTACATGGACGAAACGCGGCCTTATTCGTACGACGAAGCAAAGGCGCGGCGGATCGTGCCGCTGCTCGAGGCGCTCGCGAGGGCCGCACTCGAGCATCGCTGA
- the hutI gene encoding imidazolonepropionase: protein MKSILWHNLKLCAHGDPNDTIADAAIAVNGDGTVAWIGRASDVPAGYVHWPREDLRSAWVTPGLVDCHTHLVYGGQRADEFAQRLAGASYEEIARRGGGIVSTVRATREASEATLFEQAAARLRPLLAEGVTAIEIKSGYGLEFASERRMLRVARQLGERFPVSVYTTFLGAHALPPEYTGRADEYIDEVCERMLPELADEGLVDAVDVFCERIGFTLAQSERVFEAAVRRGLPVKMHAEQLSNGGGTALAARYRALSADHLEYLDEAGVAAMRASGTTAVLLPGAYYFIRETKLPPIDLLRRHGVPIALATDHNPGTSPLTSLLLTVNMGCTLFKLTVQEALLGVTRHAASALGAGDLHGSLAPGRQADFAVWSVSTLAELAYWFGRPLCERVVKGGVTVFARDAR, encoded by the coding sequence ATGAAATCGATTCTCTGGCACAACTTGAAGCTGTGCGCGCACGGCGACCCGAACGACACGATCGCGGACGCCGCGATCGCGGTGAACGGCGACGGCACGGTCGCATGGATCGGGCGCGCGAGCGACGTGCCGGCCGGCTACGTGCACTGGCCGCGAGAGGACTTGCGCAGCGCGTGGGTGACGCCCGGCCTCGTCGATTGCCACACGCATCTCGTCTACGGCGGCCAGCGCGCGGACGAGTTCGCGCAGCGCCTCGCGGGCGCGAGCTACGAAGAGATCGCGCGGCGCGGCGGCGGGATCGTGTCGACGGTGCGCGCGACGCGCGAAGCGAGCGAGGCGACGCTCTTCGAGCAGGCGGCCGCGCGGCTGCGGCCGCTGCTCGCGGAAGGCGTCACCGCGATCGAGATCAAGTCCGGCTACGGGCTCGAGTTCGCGAGCGAGCGCCGAATGCTGCGCGTCGCGCGGCAGCTCGGCGAGCGCTTCCCGGTGAGCGTCTACACGACCTTCCTCGGCGCGCACGCGCTGCCGCCCGAGTACACCGGCCGCGCCGACGAATACATCGACGAGGTCTGCGAGCGGATGCTGCCCGAGCTCGCCGACGAGGGGCTCGTCGACGCGGTCGACGTGTTCTGCGAGCGGATCGGCTTCACGCTCGCGCAGAGCGAGCGGGTGTTCGAAGCGGCCGTGCGGCGCGGGCTGCCCGTCAAGATGCACGCGGAGCAACTGTCGAACGGCGGCGGCACCGCGCTCGCCGCACGCTATCGCGCGCTGTCCGCGGATCATCTCGAATATCTGGACGAGGCGGGCGTCGCGGCGATGCGCGCATCCGGCACGACCGCCGTGCTGCTGCCGGGCGCCTATTACTTCATTCGCGAGACGAAACTGCCGCCGATCGATCTGCTGCGCCGCCACGGCGTGCCGATCGCGCTCGCGACCGATCACAACCCGGGCACGTCGCCGCTCACGTCGCTGCTGCTCACGGTGAACATGGGCTGCACGCTCTTCAAGCTGACAGTGCAAGAGGCGCTGCTCGGCGTCACGCGCCACGCGGCGTCGGCGCTCGGCGCAGGCGATCTGCACGGCTCGCTCGCGCCCGGGCGGCAGGCGGATTTCGCGGTGTGGTCGGTGTCGACGCTCGCGGAGCTCGCGTACTGGTTCGGCCGGCCGTTGTGCGAGCGTGTCGTGAAGGGCGGGGTGACGGTGTTCGCGCGCGATGCGCGCTGA
- a CDS encoding formimidoylglutamate deiminase: MTMTDSMLFAEHAYLPGGWQRDVLLRWDATGALVDVSANAPAPAGVAHANGPLLPGMPNLHSHAFQRAMAGLTEYRANPSDTFWSWRDLMYRFALKITPDALAAVARWLYVEMLKSGYTSVCEFHYVHHAPDGARYPRLAELAARVVGAARDAGIGITMLPVAYQYSGFGERAPRDDQRRFINTPDALLALLDALRGELPEHGGLRYGIAPHSLRAVSEGGLRELLGALPADAPVHIHIAEQTAEVDDCVRAYGARPVQWLLDRFDVNARWCLVHATHLDAVETRALARSGAIAGLCPTTEANLGDGIFPALDYLAAGGAIGIGSDSHASVDWRAELRLFEYGQRLVRRERNVLADSAHTHVADRLFAASLAGGARAAGRPVGALEAGRRADWIVLDPTHPSIAEHGSDTWLSGAVFAEHGDTPVLDVYVGGEQVVSARRHRDEASAYAGYRAALAQLLR, encoded by the coding sequence ATGACGATGACCGATTCGATGTTGTTTGCCGAGCACGCATACCTGCCCGGCGGCTGGCAGCGCGACGTGCTGCTGCGCTGGGACGCGACGGGCGCGCTCGTCGACGTGAGCGCGAACGCGCCGGCGCCCGCGGGCGTCGCGCACGCGAACGGGCCGCTCTTGCCCGGCATGCCGAACCTGCATTCGCACGCGTTCCAGCGCGCGATGGCGGGGCTCACCGAATATCGCGCGAATCCGTCCGACACGTTCTGGAGCTGGCGCGACCTGATGTACCGCTTCGCGCTGAAGATCACGCCCGACGCGCTCGCTGCGGTCGCGCGCTGGCTCTATGTCGAGATGCTGAAGAGCGGCTATACGTCGGTGTGCGAGTTTCATTACGTTCACCATGCGCCGGACGGCGCGCGCTATCCGCGGCTCGCGGAGCTGGCGGCGCGCGTCGTCGGCGCGGCACGGGATGCGGGCATCGGCATCACGATGCTGCCCGTCGCGTACCAGTACAGCGGCTTCGGCGAACGCGCGCCGCGCGACGACCAGCGCCGCTTCATCAACACGCCCGATGCGCTTCTCGCGCTCCTCGATGCGCTGCGCGGCGAGCTGCCCGAGCACGGGGGGCTGCGCTACGGGATCGCGCCGCATTCGCTGCGCGCGGTATCGGAGGGTGGCCTGCGCGAATTGCTCGGCGCACTGCCGGCCGATGCGCCGGTGCACATCCACATCGCCGAGCAGACCGCGGAAGTCGACGATTGCGTGCGCGCATACGGCGCGCGGCCGGTGCAATGGCTGCTCGATCGCTTCGACGTAAACGCGCGCTGGTGCCTCGTCCATGCGACGCATCTCGACGCGGTGGAGACGCGTGCGCTCGCGCGCAGCGGCGCGATCGCGGGCCTGTGTCCGACGACCGAGGCCAACCTCGGCGACGGCATCTTTCCGGCGCTCGACTATCTCGCGGCGGGCGGCGCGATCGGCATCGGTTCGGACAGCCACGCGAGCGTCGACTGGCGCGCCGAGCTGCGGCTCTTCGAATACGGGCAGCGTCTCGTGCGGCGCGAGCGCAACGTGCTCGCCGATTCGGCGCATACTCACGTGGCTGACCGTCTGTTCGCGGCGTCGCTCGCGGGCGGCGCGCGCGCGGCCGGCCGGCCGGTCGGCGCGCTCGAGGCGGGCCGGCGCGCCGACTGGATCGTGCTCGATCCCACGCATCCGTCGATCGCCGAGCATGGCAGCGACACGTGGCTGTCGGGTGCGGTGTTCGCCGAGCACGGCGACACGCCGGTGCTCGACGTGTATGTCGGCGGCGAGCAGGTGGTGAGTGCGCGGCGTCATCGTGACGAGGCATCCGCGTACGCCGGGTATCGCGCGGCGCTCGCGCAACTGCTGCGCTGA